In Callospermophilus lateralis isolate mCalLat2 chromosome 4, mCalLat2.hap1, whole genome shotgun sequence, one genomic interval encodes:
- the Lrrc23 gene encoding leucine-rich repeat-containing protein 23: MSDEDDLDDFEPESEPDQEDLEKEEDEKETEEWEDYKKEGEEFSEEWMPVPLTENMMKEGLSLLCKTGNGLAHAYVKLELKDRDLTDINLLHSYIHLRYVDISENHLTDLSPLNFLTHLLWLKADSNQLRTARLNELPYLQIASFAYNQITDTEGISHPRLRSLDLKGNHIHMVTSLDPQKLNSLHTLELRGNQLESTLGINLPKLKNLFLAQNLLKKVEGLENLSNLTTLHLRDNQIETLNGFSMEMKSLQYLNLRGNMVSDLGELAKLRDLPKLRALVLLENPITDETDYRQEALVQMAHLERLDKDFYEEEERIEADEIRQRIKEEQEQEAEPEHDLELDQPLV, encoded by the exons ATGTCAGATGAGGATGATCTGGATGACTTTGAGCCAGAGTCAGAGCCAGACCAGGAAGATCtggaaaaagaagaagatgagAAGGAGACAGAGGAGTGGGAGGACTACaagaaggagggggaagagttcTCCGAGGAA TGGATGCCGGTCCCCCTCACTGAGAACATGATGAAGGAAGGGCTTTCTTTGCTGTGTAAGACTGGCAATGGACTGGCTCATGCTTATGTTAAGCTTGAGCTTAAAGACAG GGACCTGACAGATATTAACTTGCTGCACTCCTACATCCATCTGCGCTATGTGGATATTTCTGAGAACCACCTGACTGACCTGTCTCCACTCAATTTCCTCACTCACCTGCTGTGGCTTAAGGCTGACAGCAATCAGCTTCGGACTGCCCGACTGAATGAACTACCCTACCTGCAAATTGCTAGTTTTGCCTACAACCAGATCACTGATACTGAGGGCATCTCTCATCCTCGTCTAAGAAGCCTAGATCTCAAAG GGAACCACATCCACATGGTGACCAGTCTTGACCCCCAAAAGCTGAACAGTCTGCACACCCTGGAGCTTCGGGGAAACCAGCTAGAATCCACCCTGGGAATCAACCTTCCTAAGCTGAAGAACCTCTTCCTG GCCCAGAACTTGCTGAAGAAGGTTGAAGGCTTGGAGAACCTAAGCAATCTCACTACCTTGCATCTCCGAGACAATCAAATTGAAACTCTGAATGGGTTCTCAATGGAAATGAAATCACTGCAGTATCTCAACCTGAG GGGCAACATGGTGAGTGACCTGGGAGAGCTGGCAAAGCTTCGGGACCTGCCCAAGCTTCGAGCCCTGGTGTTGCTGGAGAACCCAATTACAGATGAGACTGATTACCGTCAGGAGGCCCTGGTACAGATGGCACACCTAGAGCGTCTGGACAAGGATTTCTATGAGGAGGAAGAGCGGATTGAGGCTGATGAGATCCGTCAGAGGATCAAGGAGGAACAGGAGCAGGAAGCTGAGCCTGAGCATGACTTGGAACTGGACCAGCCATTGGTCTAG